From a region of the Candidatus Binataceae bacterium genome:
- a CDS encoding glycogen debranching N-terminal domain-containing protein encodes MEPNVDTLTLKGRPVKPESKTIIKVGSDLYVHASSMISRRTTRSLVNGDSFAVFEAGGDVLETPHEPLGFFHRDTRHLSRFELKVAGETPYYLDSHITRENAQLHVNLSNPDLRIDGDDSSLPINSIQIERNWVISGSELCHQVVVRNFARLAVEIPLDFLFDADFADLFEVRGVRRSRRGYFYQPEVARDRVRFKYQGLDGKKRFTCVAFDPEPAELQHGRASFRVTLKPDEQRAMEIQVTGGCEESAARAERPVKFARVLAKRRLEIASYHPGWSSITASSEPLNNLLSRSTADLTSIMQDTADGTFIMAGIPWFATLFGRDSILTALSVLVFNPAVAVGTLKTLARWQGSELNHARDEEPGKIVHEIRGGELAATGEVPFARYYGSTDSTPLFLCLLGAYVAVTGDLKLPAELWSNVERALAWIQRWGDRDGDGYVEYLRETPKGLANQGWKDSFDSISHADGTLARPPIAPCEVQAYVYAAYCLIAEVARRLGRVQLAAGLTARAADLKQRFARDFWLEDERTVALALDRDKLPCRVMASNAAHCLAAGLLNGEQAEALADRLLSPEMFSGWGMRTLACNERRYNPMSYHNGSVWPHDNAIAAAGLRRISHHGGVLRILEGLTHAAAHLKTGSLPELFCGFPRDERSGPIPYPVACHPQAWSAASIFMIVQAMLGIAVEGFDHRLVIDTPAMPEWLEWLKIENLRVGEGAVSLLLRRTPKAPKVEILETRGPVAVEIK; translated from the coding sequence ATGGAACCCAACGTTGACACCCTGACCCTGAAAGGTCGCCCCGTGAAGCCGGAATCGAAAACCATCATTAAGGTCGGCTCCGACCTTTATGTCCACGCCTCGTCGATGATCTCGCGGCGCACCACGCGCTCACTGGTGAATGGTGACAGCTTTGCGGTCTTCGAAGCCGGCGGCGATGTGCTCGAGACTCCGCACGAGCCGCTGGGTTTTTTCCATCGCGATACCCGACATCTGAGCCGCTTTGAGTTGAAGGTGGCGGGCGAGACGCCGTACTATCTCGACTCTCACATCACGCGCGAGAACGCACAGCTGCACGTCAACCTGAGCAATCCCGATCTCCGCATCGACGGAGACGATTCCTCGCTTCCGATCAATTCGATCCAAATCGAAAGAAATTGGGTGATCTCCGGATCTGAGCTGTGCCACCAGGTGGTGGTCAGAAACTTTGCGCGCCTTGCGGTCGAGATTCCGCTCGATTTCCTGTTTGACGCGGACTTCGCTGATCTCTTCGAGGTCCGTGGCGTCAGGCGCTCGCGGCGCGGATACTTCTACCAGCCCGAAGTCGCGCGCGATCGGGTCCGATTCAAGTATCAGGGACTCGACGGCAAGAAGCGGTTTACCTGCGTCGCGTTCGATCCCGAACCGGCCGAGCTGCAGCACGGCCGCGCGTCGTTCCGGGTCACGCTGAAGCCAGACGAGCAACGCGCGATGGAAATTCAGGTCACCGGTGGGTGCGAGGAATCCGCAGCGCGGGCCGAGAGGCCGGTTAAATTTGCACGGGTGCTGGCGAAGCGGCGCTTGGAGATTGCCAGCTACCACCCTGGCTGGAGCAGCATCACCGCGAGCAGCGAGCCGCTGAACAATCTTCTCAGCCGATCCACGGCCGACCTCACCTCCATCATGCAGGACACCGCCGACGGCACCTTCATAATGGCGGGCATCCCCTGGTTTGCGACTCTGTTCGGGCGCGACAGCATCCTCACTGCACTTTCGGTGTTGGTGTTTAATCCCGCGGTGGCGGTTGGAACACTCAAGACGCTCGCGCGCTGGCAGGGCTCCGAACTAAACCACGCTCGCGACGAGGAACCCGGAAAGATCGTCCACGAAATTCGGGGCGGTGAACTTGCTGCGACCGGTGAGGTGCCGTTCGCTCGCTATTATGGCAGCACCGACTCAACCCCGCTCTTTCTGTGCTTGCTCGGAGCGTATGTGGCCGTCACCGGCGATCTCAAGTTGCCTGCGGAGTTGTGGAGCAATGTCGAGCGCGCGCTCGCATGGATACAACGATGGGGCGATCGCGACGGCGATGGCTACGTCGAATACCTGCGCGAAACGCCCAAGGGGCTTGCAAACCAGGGGTGGAAGGACTCGTTCGATTCGATCTCCCACGCCGATGGAACTCTGGCGCGCCCCCCGATCGCGCCGTGTGAGGTGCAGGCCTACGTCTATGCCGCCTATTGCCTGATCGCCGAGGTGGCGCGGCGCCTGGGACGCGTGCAGCTCGCTGCCGGTCTGACTGCTCGTGCGGCTGACCTGAAGCAACGCTTTGCGCGCGACTTCTGGCTTGAGGATGAGCGGACGGTTGCGCTGGCACTTGATCGCGACAAGCTGCCTTGCCGGGTGATGGCTTCCAACGCGGCTCACTGCCTGGCTGCGGGCTTACTCAATGGTGAACAGGCGGAGGCGCTGGCCGATCGGCTGCTCAGTCCCGAGATGTTCAGCGGATGGGGTATGCGCACCCTCGCCTGCAACGAGCGACGCTACAACCCTATGAGCTATCACAACGGTTCCGTGTGGCCGCACGACAATGCCATCGCCGCGGCCGGCTTGCGGCGGATTTCGCACCACGGCGGTGTCCTGAGAATTCTCGAAGGGCTGACGCACGCGGCGGCCCATTTGAAGACCGGCAGTCTCCCAGAACTGTTCTGCGGATTTCCCCGCGACGAGCGGTCGGGTCCGATCCCTTACCCGGTTGCCTGTCATCCGCAGGCCTGGTCGGCGGCGAGCATCTTCATGATAGTTCAGGCGATGCTAGGAATTGCAGTGGAGGGGTTCGACCACCGCTTGGTGATCGATACGCCGGCGATGCCCGAGTGGCTGGAGTGGCTTAAGATCGAAAATCTGCGCGTCGGCGAGGGCGCTGTTTCTCTCCTGCTGCGCCGCACCCCGAAAGCACCGAAAGTGGAAATTTTGGAAACCCGCGGGCCAGTCGCCGTCGAGATCAAGTAG
- a CDS encoding phosphoenolpyruvate carboxykinase (GTP), whose amino-acid sequence MTLNEERHEKKNRALSEWVAEIARLTTPDQIVWCDGSEAERDRLTALAVKSGTLIPLSVQKKPGSFLHRSDPNDVARTEHLTFVCTPNQRDAGPTNNWSPPDETYAKLRGWLKGSMRARTMYVVPYVMGPLGSPFSKVGVEITDSVYVVLNMRIMTRMGAPALAMLGEREDFCRGVHCTLDLNPDRRLICHFPQDNAIWSVGSGYGGNALLSKKCFALRIASWQGRREGWLAEHMLILGIQSPAGDTRYVAAAFPSACGKTNLAMLTPPAEFAGWKVFTVGDDIAWLRVGEDGRLWAVNPENGYFGVAPGTNSHSNPNAMKMVGHDSIFTNVAMTADGDVWWEGMETAPPEKLIDWRGRPWNPNAGEKAAHPNSRFTTPMANNPALSPHANDPQGVPISAIVFGGRRATTMPLVLESENWTHGVYLGATMGSETTAAAAGAVGVVRRDPMAMLPFCGYNMGDYFGHWLKMEGAIKNPPRIFMVNWFRKSRDGKFLWPGFGENLRVLKWMLDRIDGRATATDTPVGRIPRVEDLNLHGLDAAGDRMREDLAVKNDEWSAEVASTAEFFDKLGPAMPPALRDQHRGLANSLNGTRP is encoded by the coding sequence GTGACCCTGAACGAAGAGCGACACGAGAAGAAAAACCGAGCACTCAGCGAGTGGGTTGCGGAAATCGCCCGTCTGACCACGCCCGATCAAATCGTCTGGTGCGACGGTTCGGAGGCGGAAAGAGATCGTCTCACCGCGCTGGCCGTCAAGTCTGGAACCTTGATCCCGCTCAGCGTCCAGAAGAAGCCCGGCTCGTTCTTACACCGCTCTGATCCCAATGACGTCGCACGTACTGAGCACCTGACCTTCGTCTGCACCCCCAACCAACGGGACGCAGGGCCGACCAACAACTGGTCGCCGCCCGACGAGACCTACGCGAAGCTGCGCGGATGGCTCAAGGGTTCCATGCGCGCGCGCACCATGTACGTGGTTCCCTACGTGATGGGACCACTGGGCTCCCCATTCTCCAAGGTCGGAGTGGAGATTACCGACAGCGTTTACGTGGTTCTCAACATGAGGATCATGACGCGAATGGGCGCGCCGGCGTTGGCGATGCTGGGCGAGCGCGAAGACTTCTGCCGCGGTGTTCATTGCACCCTGGACCTGAATCCGGACCGCCGGCTTATCTGTCACTTTCCACAAGACAACGCGATCTGGTCGGTTGGCTCGGGCTATGGCGGTAACGCGCTGCTGAGCAAGAAATGCTTCGCGCTGAGGATCGCGAGCTGGCAAGGTCGCCGAGAAGGGTGGCTGGCGGAGCACATGCTCATCCTGGGCATTCAGAGCCCCGCGGGCGACACCAGGTATGTCGCGGCAGCCTTCCCCAGCGCGTGCGGCAAAACCAATCTTGCGATGCTCACGCCACCCGCGGAATTCGCCGGGTGGAAGGTATTCACGGTCGGCGATGACATCGCGTGGCTGCGGGTCGGAGAGGATGGCCGCTTGTGGGCCGTGAATCCGGAAAATGGGTATTTCGGGGTGGCTCCGGGGACCAACTCCCATTCCAATCCCAACGCGATGAAGATGGTCGGTCACGATTCCATCTTTACCAATGTTGCAATGACCGCGGACGGCGACGTGTGGTGGGAAGGCATGGAAACTGCCCCACCGGAAAAGCTGATTGACTGGCGAGGCCGCCCCTGGAATCCGAACGCCGGCGAAAAGGCCGCGCACCCCAACAGTCGCTTCACCACTCCGATGGCCAACAATCCCGCGCTCTCACCCCACGCCAACGATCCTCAAGGGGTTCCGATCTCCGCGATCGTATTTGGCGGACGGCGCGCGACGACCATGCCCCTGGTGCTCGAGTCCGAAAACTGGACTCATGGTGTGTACCTGGGTGCGACCATGGGTTCCGAGACAACCGCGGCGGCGGCCGGCGCGGTGGGAGTGGTTCGGCGCGACCCGATGGCGATGCTGCCGTTCTGCGGCTACAACATGGGCGACTATTTCGGGCACTGGCTCAAAATGGAGGGTGCCATCAAGAATCCGCCGCGCATCTTCATGGTTAACTGGTTTCGCAAGAGCCGCGATGGAAAATTCCTGTGGCCGGGCTTTGGCGAGAACCTCCGCGTGCTCAAGTGGATGCTCGATCGGATTGACGGACGCGCGACCGCTACCGATACGCCGGTGGGAAGAATACCGCGGGTTGAAGATCTCAACCTTCACGGTCTTGACGCGGCCGGGGACCGGATGCGCGAAGACCTAGCGGTCAAGAACGACGAATGGTCCGCCGAGGTCGCATCGACCGCCGAGTTTTTCGACAAACTCGGCCCGGCCATGCCGCCGGCGCTGCGCGATCAACATCGCGGTCTGGCCAATTCCCTAAACGGCACTCGTCCGTAG